In Paracoccus fistulariae, a single window of DNA contains:
- a CDS encoding Lrp/AsnC family transcriptional regulator: MQLDRFDIAILVALQRDGATTNAALAEIVNLSASQCSRRRAALEAAGVIEGYSARLNAAKLGFGLRAIIRVNLSSHGQGKESDFARFVASQPQIRSAFSVSGDADYVLDIRSHDLEAFADFVHRHLLPHPQVAQVRSEIVLKTLKDDQGVGPL, encoded by the coding sequence ATGCAGCTTGATCGCTTTGATATCGCCATTCTTGTTGCATTGCAGCGTGACGGCGCCACCACCAATGCCGCCCTGGCCGAGATCGTGAACCTGTCGGCCTCTCAATGTTCGCGACGGCGCGCGGCGCTGGAGGCGGCGGGCGTGATCGAGGGCTACTCCGCCCGACTGAACGCCGCGAAGCTGGGTTTTGGGCTGCGCGCGATCATCCGGGTGAACCTGTCCAGCCACGGTCAGGGCAAGGAAAGCGATTTCGCGCGTTTCGTGGCCAGCCAGCCGCAGATCCGCTCGGCCTTTTCGGTGTCGGGCGATGCGGATTACGTGCTGGATATCCGCTCCCACGATCTGGAGGCTTTTGCCGATTTCGTCCATCGGCACCTGCTGCCGCATCCGCAGGTCGCGCAGGTCCGGTCCGAGATCGTGCTGAAAACCCTGAAAGACGATCAAGGCGTCGGGCCGCTTTGA
- the maiA gene encoding maleylacetoacetate isomerase, translated as MAGKIVLYDYWRSSASYRVRIALALKGLAYESVSVNLVAGEQRQPAHRAINPQGLVPALAIDGLMLTQSLAIIDYLEETRPDPALLPKDAASRAHVRAIALAIACEIHPISNLNVLARVQEVGGQDARADWNRDNIAAGLAAVEHLLDHPGFTGRFCHGDSPGMADCTLIPQLYNATRWGVGFDHLPRIMAVAKTCQTNDAFQQAHPDKFDPSR; from the coding sequence ATGGCAGGCAAGATCGTCCTTTACGACTATTGGCGTTCTTCCGCGTCCTACCGGGTGCGGATTGCGCTGGCCCTGAAGGGGCTGGCCTATGAAAGCGTCTCGGTCAATCTGGTCGCGGGTGAGCAACGCCAGCCCGCGCATCGGGCGATCAACCCGCAGGGGCTGGTTCCCGCGCTGGCGATTGACGGGCTGATGCTGACGCAATCGCTGGCCATCATCGACTATCTTGAGGAAACGCGCCCGGATCCTGCCCTGCTGCCGAAGGATGCGGCGTCGCGGGCGCATGTGCGGGCGATCGCGCTGGCCATTGCCTGCGAAATCCACCCGATCTCGAACCTGAACGTGCTGGCCCGCGTGCAGGAGGTCGGCGGTCAGGATGCCCGCGCCGACTGGAACCGCGACAATATCGCCGCCGGTCTGGCGGCGGTGGAACATCTGCTGGATCATCCCGGCTTCACCGGCCGCTTCTGCCATGGCGACAGCCCCGGCATGGCCGATTGCACGCTGATCCCGCAGCTTTACAACGCAACACGCTGGGGGGTGGGCTTCGACCATCTGCCGCGCATCATGGCAGTCGCAAAGACCTGTCAGACAAACGACGCCTTTCAACAGGCGCATCCAGACAAGTTCGACCCTTCGCGCTAG
- a CDS encoding TRAP transporter substrate-binding protein, whose translation MKSLKLALAGLLLSATPILAEELIMSSWLPPKHPIVVNAFEPWAEEVEAVTDGRVTVRITGKPLGSPPAHFDMARDGIADITYGLHSFTEDDRFTRARLGQFSFLGDDAVANSQAYWSIYGGQLDAAAEHEGTHLLGLFMHGPGLLHNNKLKIETVDDMQGLKIRVPGGYVGDLISALGATPLFMSSPEVYEKLSRGVIDGVAFTYEALTAFNLTDDIKYSMTVPGGIYNTTWFFVINEDKWNSISEEDRAAIDAISGEAFAERVGKAWNDADTAAQEEIGDRIDFYEASPEVVEALRTKASELEQGWADSLGDGYNGTAALAEFRKMTGVGAE comes from the coding sequence ATGAAGTCACTGAAACTGGCGCTGGCCGGATTGCTGCTATCCGCGACCCCGATTCTGGCGGAAGAGCTGATCATGTCGTCCTGGCTGCCGCCCAAGCACCCGATCGTCGTCAACGCCTTCGAGCCCTGGGCCGAAGAGGTCGAGGCCGTCACCGATGGCCGCGTCACCGTGCGCATCACCGGCAAGCCGCTGGGCAGCCCGCCCGCGCATTTCGACATGGCCCGCGATGGCATTGCCGATATCACCTACGGCCTGCATTCCTTTACCGAGGATGATCGCTTCACCCGCGCCCGGCTGGGTCAGTTCAGCTTCCTTGGCGACGATGCCGTAGCCAATTCGCAGGCCTATTGGAGCATCTATGGCGGTCAGCTGGACGCCGCAGCGGAACACGAAGGCACACATCTGCTGGGCCTCTTCATGCATGGCCCGGGCCTGCTGCATAACAACAAGCTGAAGATCGAAACCGTCGATGACATGCAGGGTCTGAAGATCCGCGTGCCGGGTGGCTATGTCGGCGATCTGATCTCGGCCCTGGGGGCGACGCCGCTGTTCATGTCCTCGCCCGAGGTCTACGAAAAGCTGTCGCGCGGCGTCATTGACGGGGTGGCCTTCACCTATGAGGCGCTGACGGCCTTCAACCTGACCGACGACATCAAATATTCGATGACCGTGCCGGGCGGGATCTATAACACCACATGGTTCTTCGTCATCAATGAAGACAAGTGGAACAGCATCTCGGAAGAGGACCGCGCCGCCATCGACGCGATCTCGGGCGAGGCTTTTGCCGAACGTGTGGGCAAGGCGTGGAACGATGCCGATACCGCCGCACAAGAGGAAATCGGCGACAGGATCGACTTCTACGAAGCCAGCCCCGAGGTGGTCGAGGCACTGCGCACCAAGGCCTCGGAACTGGAGCAAGGCTGGGCCGACAGTCTGGGCGACGGTTATAACGGCACCGCCGCGCTGGCCGAGTTCCGCAAGATGACCGGAGTCGGCGCCGAATGA
- a CDS encoding MBL fold metallo-hydrolase has product MSKPFASSADTDQKTDTLEVLADGVYALTAEGDPNVGAVEGEDFVVAIESRATPSASRDWLKILREHTDKPVRYLVLTHYHAVRVLGASAFDAGDIIMSDASRDLVAERGEQDWKSEFGRMPRLAKNADEVPGLTWPTITFADSHDIDLGGDRGKLELRFLGRGHTGGDITVWHDKTRTLYAGDLVESKAALYTGDAYHFDWAGGTLDRVKAYRAENLIGGRGAVSRGVAETDAAVEQTRKFLNGMIENTGRVHKAGGDLKAAFEATRDALAPEFGAWPIFEHCLPFDVQRLWDEFDGIEHPRIWTAERDREVWAKLQG; this is encoded by the coding sequence ATGAGCAAGCCATTTGCATCCTCGGCCGATACCGATCAGAAAACCGATACGCTGGAAGTGCTGGCCGATGGCGTTTACGCACTGACCGCCGAGGGCGATCCGAATGTGGGCGCGGTCGAGGGCGAGGATTTCGTCGTCGCAATCGAATCGCGGGCCACGCCCTCGGCCTCTCGTGACTGGCTGAAGATCCTGCGCGAACATACGGACAAGCCCGTGCGCTATCTGGTGCTGACGCATTATCACGCGGTGCGGGTGCTGGGGGCCAGCGCCTTTGACGCGGGCGATATCATCATGTCCGACGCCTCGCGCGATCTGGTGGCCGAACGGGGCGAACAGGACTGGAAAAGCGAATTCGGCCGCATGCCGCGCCTGGCCAAGAATGCCGATGAGGTGCCCGGCCTGACCTGGCCAACCATCACCTTTGCCGACAGCCATGACATCGATCTGGGCGGCGATCGTGGCAAGCTGGAACTGCGCTTCCTGGGTCGCGGCCATACCGGCGGCGACATCACCGTCTGGCATGACAAGACCCGCACGCTTTACGCGGGCGACCTGGTGGAATCCAAGGCCGCGCTTTACACCGGCGATGCCTATCATTTCGACTGGGCGGGCGGCACGCTGGACCGGGTCAAGGCCTATCGCGCCGAAAACCTGATCGGCGGGCGCGGGGCCGTGTCGCGCGGCGTGGCGGAAACCGACGCTGCCGTGGAACAGACGCGGAAATTCCTGAACGGCATGATCGAAAATACCGGCCGCGTACACAAGGCCGGCGGCGATCTGAAGGCCGCCTTCGAGGCGACCCGCGACGCGCTGGCCCCGGAATTCGGCGCCTGGCCGATCTTTGAACATTGCCTGCCCTTCGACGTGCAGCGTCTGTGGGACGAATTCGACGGGATCGAACATCCCCGCATCTGGACCGCAGAGCGCGACCGCGAGGTCTGGGCAAAGCTGCAAGGCTGA
- a CDS encoding TRAP transporter small permease: protein MTAPGHGADPLVPDSPPGQPPHRQTTWYRVLAGAAALLILSLIAVTCIDVIGRYLLNRPFGGAYELTQMLLAALVFVALPLTTADGSHVEVDLALHLFPRPVQRLLGRLAGIVSGLALAYFTWRLLVIGLDQLHDGTRSPSLALPMAPLAFLAAASCAVSAVIILFRREEP, encoded by the coding sequence ATGACGGCGCCCGGCCACGGCGCCGACCCGCTGGTCCCGGACTCCCCTCCGGGCCAGCCCCCGCACCGGCAAACGACCTGGTATCGCGTGCTGGCGGGGGCGGCGGCGCTGTTGATCCTGTCGCTGATTGCGGTGACCTGCATCGATGTGATCGGCCGCTATCTGCTGAACCGGCCTTTCGGCGGCGCTTATGAACTGACGCAGATGCTGCTGGCGGCACTGGTTTTCGTGGCGCTGCCGCTGACCACCGCCGATGGCAGCCATGTCGAGGTCGATCTGGCGCTGCATCTGTTCCCGCGCCCGGTTCAACGGTTGTTGGGGCGGCTGGCCGGGATCGTTTCCGGTCTGGCGCTGGCCTATTTCACATGGCGACTGCTGGTGATCGGGCTGGATCAGCTGCATGACGGCACGCGCAGCCCCTCGCTGGCGCTGCCAATGGCGCCTCTGGCCTTTCTGGCGGCGGCAAGCTGCGCCGTCTCGGCCGTGATCATCCTGTTCAGGCGAGAAGAACCATGA
- a CDS encoding helix-turn-helix domain-containing protein, whose protein sequence is MTSAGLIDPNRAVALLEARDAGVFSERLLDAAHSASGIAELFAYRIGDGAPETLASSSDLGDVAERAGAYARRFHRSDPAVIARMNAQPDTGFMCRIPAESIELGAYRKLCFEQPRFSEKICFGWRAPQHSLVVTFYHRHQHEPDLAQLGALAQIAITALTRLTQQRDEEQSLVQQVEARLAASHPRLSLRERQISARSLAGHTARQIAGELGLGHGTVLTYRQRSYQKLGVSKSSDMLAAIMS, encoded by the coding sequence ATGACCTCGGCAGGGCTGATCGACCCGAATCGCGCCGTCGCATTGCTGGAAGCCCGCGATGCAGGCGTCTTTTCCGAACGGTTGCTGGACGCCGCCCATAGCGCATCCGGCATCGCGGAACTTTTTGCCTATCGCATCGGCGATGGCGCGCCTGAAACGCTGGCCTCCAGCAGCGATCTGGGCGATGTGGCGGAACGCGCGGGCGCCTATGCCCGACGCTTTCATCGCAGCGATCCGGCGGTCATTGCCCGTATGAACGCGCAGCCCGACACAGGATTCATGTGCCGCATCCCGGCCGAATCCATCGAATTGGGCGCCTATCGCAAGCTGTGCTTCGAACAGCCCCGCTTTTCCGAAAAGATCTGTTTCGGCTGGCGCGCACCGCAGCACAGCCTGGTGGTGACCTTCTATCATCGCCACCAGCACGAACCAGATCTGGCCCAGCTTGGCGCGCTGGCACAGATCGCGATCACCGCCCTGACCCGGCTGACGCAACAGCGCGATGAGGAACAATCGCTGGTCCAGCAGGTCGAGGCGCGGCTTGCGGCGTCTCATCCCCGGCTGTCGCTGCGCGAAAGGCAGATCAGCGCGCGCAGCCTTGCCGGGCACACGGCGCGCCAGATCGCCGGAGAGTTGGGTCTGGGTCACGGCACGGTGCTGACCTATCGGCAGCGCAGCTATCAAAAGCTGGGCGTATCGAAATCCAGTGACATGCTGGCTGCGATCATGTCCTGA
- a CDS encoding FAD-dependent oxidoreductase, which produces MANIQGIPVYKEIGQTPAPAIARDHAPVVVVGAGPVGLAMALDLGRRGHQVTVITRLDFIAHCSKAICFSKRSLDILDRLGVCDAVMQKGVTWNLGKVFWGDGAEPVYQFDMLPVKDQKHPGFINIQQYYIEEYLLDGLRALPNVDLRWGHVIEEVTPRQDGVLLDISTDQGRYQLMADWLIACDGARSTVRERMGLDFEGRVFEDNFLIADIRMPDHQMPPERWFWFDPPFNPGRSALMHRQPDGVWRLDFQLGWNIDREAATRPENVEPFIRAMLGDEVAFEREWYSVYTFQCRRMARFVHGRVIFAGDSAHLVSPFGARGCNGGFADIDNLGWKLDLVLRGHADETLIETYNHEAVATADENILNSTRSTDFLTPKSAASQALRDAVLELARDHDFARPFVNSGRLSTPVGFPESPLSTPDEDAWSGGVPPGAPVLDSPHEDGWLMEQLGDDFVLLSRDWAGEVPPGLRVVQLGQVAADRLGLGEGGACLIRPDHYVAARWKNPDAARIEAALARAKGGQIWHS; this is translated from the coding sequence ATGGCGAATATTCAGGGCATCCCGGTCTATAAAGAGATCGGCCAGACGCCTGCACCCGCCATCGCCCGGGATCACGCGCCTGTCGTGGTCGTGGGGGCGGGGCCGGTCGGTCTGGCCATGGCGCTGGATCTGGGTCGTCGCGGACATCAGGTGACGGTGATCACGCGTCTGGATTTCATCGCCCATTGTTCCAAGGCGATCTGCTTTTCCAAACGCTCGCTGGACATTCTGGACCGGCTGGGCGTTTGCGATGCGGTCATGCAAAAGGGCGTGACCTGGAATCTGGGCAAGGTCTTCTGGGGCGACGGGGCAGAGCCGGTCTATCAGTTCGACATGCTGCCGGTGAAGGATCAGAAACATCCCGGCTTCATCAATATCCAGCAATATTACATCGAGGAATATCTGCTGGACGGCTTGCGCGCGCTGCCCAATGTCGATCTGCGCTGGGGCCATGTGATCGAAGAGGTCACGCCCCGGCAGGATGGCGTCCTGCTGGACATCTCGACCGATCAGGGGCGCTATCAGCTGATGGCGGATTGGCTGATCGCCTGCGATGGCGCGCGCTCGACCGTGCGAGAGCGGATGGGCCTTGATTTCGAGGGGCGCGTTTTCGAGGATAACTTCCTGATCGCGGATATCCGCATGCCCGATCACCAGATGCCGCCGGAACGCTGGTTCTGGTTCGACCCGCCCTTCAATCCGGGCCGGTCGGCGCTGATGCATCGTCAGCCCGATGGTGTCTGGCGGCTGGACTTCCAGCTTGGCTGGAATATCGACCGCGAGGCCGCGACACGTCCCGAGAATGTCGAGCCGTTCATCCGCGCCATGCTGGGCGATGAGGTCGCCTTCGAGCGCGAGTGGTATTCGGTCTATACCTTCCAGTGCCGGCGCATGGCGCGTTTCGTGCATGGGCGGGTGATCTTTGCAGGCGATTCCGCGCATCTCGTGTCGCCCTTCGGGGCGCGGGGCTGCAATGGTGGCTTTGCCGATATCGACAATCTGGGCTGGAAGCTGGATCTGGTGCTGCGCGGTCATGCCGATGAAACGCTGATCGAGACCTATAATCACGAAGCCGTCGCGACTGCGGATGAGAATATCCTGAACTCGACCCGCTCGACCGATTTCCTGACGCCCAAATCGGCGGCCAGCCAGGCCTTGCGCGACGCGGTTCTGGAACTTGCCCGCGACCACGATTTTGCCCGGCCCTTCGTGAATTCGGGCAGGCTGTCCACGCCTGTCGGCTTTCCCGAAAGCCCGCTGTCGACGCCGGATGAGGATGCGTGGTCCGGCGGCGTGCCGCCCGGTGCGCCGGTACTGGATTCGCCGCATGAGGATGGCTGGCTGATGGAACAGCTTGGCGATGATTTTGTCCTGCTGTCCCGCGACTGGGCTGGCGAGGTTCCGCCCGGCCTGCGCGTGGTGCAGCTGGGGCAGGTCGCGGCAGACCGGCTGGGGCTTGGCGAGGGCGGGGCCTGCCTGATCCGCCCCGATCATTATGTCGCCGCGCGCTGGAAGAACCCCGACGCGGCCCGCATCGAGGCGGCCCTGGCCCGCGCGAAAGGAGGCCAGATATGGCACAGCTGA
- a CDS encoding Rieske (2Fe-2S) protein — MSWTDYRSAPAPGTVICPQDQVQGVQALTVETEKGKFPLLLAATDQGIRAYVNACPHQYLPLNYRGDQMLSADGTNLMCTAHGARFDIHSGQVVEGADCDLDPVPVRVEGAMLVIGQP; from the coding sequence ATGAGCTGGACCGATTACCGCTCGGCCCCCGCGCCGGGCACCGTCATTTGCCCGCAGGATCAGGTTCAGGGCGTGCAGGCCCTGACGGTCGAGACCGAGAAGGGCAAATTCCCCCTGCTGCTGGCGGCGACCGATCAGGGCATCCGCGCCTATGTGAATGCCTGCCCGCATCAATATCTGCCGCTGAATTATCGCGGCGATCAGATGCTGTCTGCGGATGGGACGAACCTGATGTGCACCGCCCATGGCGCGCGGTTCGACATCCACAGCGGTCAGGTGGTGGAGGGCGCGGATTGCGATCTTGATCCGGTGCCGGTGCGGGTCGAGGGTGCGATGCTGGTCATCGGCCAGCCCTGA
- the fahA gene encoding fumarylacetoacetase translates to MAKQPRRSWIAAANKEDCDFPIQNLPFGVFSTADSAPRCGVAIGDMIVDLAECEARGLLDAKGSFARPHLNDFIALGRPAWDRIRERLTELLAEDGNQDTPLVAMADATLHLPIRVTEFTDFYASKNHAFNVGVLFRGPENALPAQWTHMPIGYNGRASSVVVSGTDIRRPMGQVKGDDGPVWTACKRLDLELELGAIVGADSNLGERVSVEQAEQMIFGYVLLNDWSARDIQAWEYQPLGPFQSKALGTTISPWVVTQAALEPFRSAGAERVNPLLPYLQEERPGFYDMTVGWTMNGQRMGHTNYNVMYFSSAQQLAHHTGSGCPMRVGDLLGSGTISGPEINETGALLEMTQGGKNPVTVNGESRTFIQDGDEIGLYGYAQGSGYRIGFGPCTGTVLPASE, encoded by the coding sequence ATGGCAAAGCAACCACGCCGCAGCTGGATTGCGGCTGCGAATAAAGAAGATTGCGATTTTCCGATTCAGAACCTGCCCTTCGGCGTCTTTTCGACGGCAGACAGCGCCCCGCGTTGTGGTGTGGCCATTGGCGACATGATCGTGGATCTGGCCGAATGCGAAGCCCGCGGGCTGCTGGATGCCAAGGGCAGTTTCGCCCGGCCGCATCTGAATGACTTCATCGCGCTTGGCCGCCCGGCATGGGACCGGATCCGCGAGCGCCTGACCGAATTGCTGGCCGAGGACGGCAATCAGGACACGCCGCTGGTCGCCATGGCAGACGCCACCCTGCATCTGCCGATCCGGGTGACCGAATTCACCGATTTCTACGCCTCGAAAAATCACGCCTTCAATGTCGGCGTGCTGTTCCGCGGCCCCGAAAACGCGCTGCCCGCGCAGTGGACCCATATGCCCATCGGCTATAATGGCCGTGCCTCATCCGTGGTGGTGTCGGGCACCGATATCCGCCGCCCGATGGGACAGGTGAAAGGCGATGACGGGCCGGTCTGGACCGCCTGCAAGCGGCTTGACCTGGAACTGGAACTGGGTGCCATTGTCGGCGCGGACAGCAATCTGGGCGAACGGGTCAGCGTCGAGCAGGCGGAACAGATGATCTTTGGCTATGTCCTGCTGAACGACTGGTCGGCACGCGACATTCAGGCCTGGGAATATCAGCCGCTGGGCCCGTTCCAGTCCAAGGCCCTTGGCACCACGATCAGCCCGTGGGTCGTGACACAGGCGGCGCTGGAACCCTTCCGCAGCGCGGGCGCGGAACGGGTGAACCCGCTGCTGCCCTATCTGCAGGAAGAACGTCCGGGCTTTTACGACATGACCGTTGGCTGGACCATGAACGGGCAACGCATGGGGCACACCAATTACAACGTCATGTATTTTTCCAGCGCCCAGCAGCTGGCCCATCACACCGGATCCGGCTGCCCGATGCGCGTCGGCGACCTGCTGGGCAGCGGCACGATTTCCGGCCCCGAGATCAACGAAACCGGCGCCCTGCTGGAAATGACGCAGGGCGGCAAGAACCCGGTCACGGTGAATGGCGAAAGCCGCACCTTCATTCAGGACGGGGATGAGATCGGCCTTTACGGCTATGCGCAGGGGTCGGGCTATCGCATCGGCTTCGGTCCCTGCACTGGCACCGTCCTGCCCGCCAGCGAATGA
- the hppD gene encoding 4-hydroxyphenylpyruvate dioxygenase: MGPFPHNAPKATISAANPAGTDGFEFVEYAHPEPEKLDKIFRQMGFTPVARHKSKNIALYRQGDINYILNADPDSHAAEFVKEHGPCAPAMAWRVVDAQAALKRALDLGATEYTGTGKSIDAPAVYGIGGSLLYFIDTYGADGSAYEADYDWLGEPNPSPKGFGFYYLDHLTHNVIRGNMDTWYKFYHDTFNFREIKYFDIKGKQTGLVSRALTSPDGKIRIPINESTDDHSQIEEYLKEYKGEGIQHIAIASEDIYAGTDQISAAGMEFMPGPPDTYYEMSHKRVKGHEEPIERMQKHGILIDGEGVVGGGETRILLQIFSKTVIGPIFFEFIQRKGDDGFGEGNFRALFESIEEDQIRRGVLNAEPAS, from the coding sequence ATGGGCCCCTTCCCGCATAACGCCCCGAAAGCCACGATCAGCGCCGCGAATCCCGCAGGCACCGACGGTTTCGAATTCGTCGAATACGCCCACCCCGAGCCCGAGAAGCTGGACAAGATCTTTCGCCAGATGGGCTTCACGCCGGTGGCAAGGCACAAATCGAAGAACATCGCGCTCTATCGTCAGGGCGATATCAATTACATCCTGAATGCCGATCCCGACAGCCATGCCGCCGAATTCGTCAAGGAACACGGCCCCTGCGCGCCGGCGATGGCCTGGCGCGTGGTCGATGCCCAGGCGGCGCTGAAACGTGCGCTGGATCTGGGCGCGACCGAATATACCGGCACCGGCAAATCCATCGACGCCCCGGCAGTTTACGGTATTGGCGGTTCGCTGCTGTATTTCATCGACACCTATGGCGCCGATGGCAGCGCCTATGAGGCCGATTACGACTGGCTGGGTGAGCCGAACCCAAGCCCCAAGGGCTTTGGCTTCTACTATCTTGATCACCTGACCCATAACGTCATTCGCGGCAATATGGACACCTGGTACAAATTCTACCACGACACCTTCAATTTCCGCGAAATCAAGTATTTCGACATCAAGGGCAAGCAGACCGGGCTGGTCAGCCGCGCCCTGACCTCGCCCGATGGCAAGATCCGGATCCCGATCAACGAATCCACCGACGATCACAGCCAGATCGAGGAATATCTGAAGGAATACAAGGGCGAAGGCATCCAGCACATCGCCATTGCCAGCGAAGATATCTATGCCGGAACCGATCAGATCTCGGCCGCGGGGATGGAATTCATGCCCGGCCCGCCCGACACCTATTACGAGATGTCGCATAAGCGCGTGAAGGGCCATGAAGAGCCGATCGAGCGCATGCAGAAGCACGGCATCCTGATCGATGGCGAAGGCGTCGTCGGCGGCGGCGAGACGCGGATCCTGCTGCAGATCTTCTCGAAAACCGTGATCGGGCCGATCTTCTTCGAATTCATCCAGCGCAAGGGTGATGACGGCTTCGGCGAGGGCAATTTCCGCGCCCTGTTCGAGTCGATCGAGGAAGACCAGATCCGCCGTGGCGTGTTGAACGCCGAACCGGCCAGCTGA
- a CDS encoding TRAP transporter large permease — protein sequence MTISLIAFAILLLMVFLRVPIAFAMTIVGGIGFALLRGWGPAGAMVGNAVFETGLNYSLSVVPLFIFMGNVLAGSGIAQGLFSAADRVFGRMRGGLAMATVLSCGGFSAVCGSSLATAATMSKVTMPSMRRFGYSDSLATGAIAAGGTLGILIPPSVVLIIFGLLTEADIGKLFLAGIIPGILGIIGYLLAVVVAVRLKPELAPQVGEVHPMTRRDTISVIAVLGLFLFIMSGIYGGLFTPIEAAGMGAAAALLIAFATGGLSRQALSTAFLDSATASAMIFAIIIGAEIFSNFVTFAGLPDSLSDIVENLGLSPWTVLLVIVLIYMVLGCFLESLSMILLTVPVFYPLVSDLDFGLAILQDPDSVLIWFAIIVVVVTEISLITPPIGMNVFVLRSVLPDVSLSTIFRGVYVFWLADIVRLALIIALPSLSLALIL from the coding sequence ATGACCATTTCCCTGATCGCCTTCGCCATCCTGTTGCTGATGGTGTTCCTGCGCGTGCCCATCGCATTCGCCATGACCATCGTCGGCGGCATCGGCTTTGCGCTGCTGCGCGGGTGGGGTCCGGCGGGCGCCATGGTTGGCAATGCCGTCTTTGAAACCGGGCTGAACTATTCGCTGTCGGTCGTGCCGCTGTTCATCTTCATGGGCAATGTACTGGCCGGATCGGGCATCGCGCAGGGCCTGTTTTCCGCCGCCGACCGTGTCTTTGGCCGGATGCGCGGCGGGCTGGCCATGGCTACGGTGCTGTCCTGCGGCGGCTTTTCGGCGGTCTGCGGATCCTCGCTGGCAACGGCGGCGACCATGTCCAAGGTCACCATGCCCTCGATGCGCCGCTTTGGCTATTCCGACAGCCTTGCCACCGGCGCCATCGCGGCGGGTGGCACGCTGGGCATTCTGATCCCGCCCTCGGTCGTGTTGATCATCTTTGGCCTGCTGACCGAGGCCGATATCGGCAAGCTGTTCCTGGCGGGCATCATTCCCGGCATCCTGGGCATCATCGGCTATCTGCTGGCGGTGGTGGTGGCAGTGCGGCTGAAGCCGGAATTGGCCCCGCAGGTGGGTGAGGTACACCCGATGACCCGGCGCGACACCATCAGCGTGATCGCCGTTCTGGGGCTGTTCCTGTTCATCATGTCGGGCATCTATGGCGGGCTTTTCACCCCGATCGAGGCCGCGGGCATGGGGGCCGCCGCCGCGCTGCTGATCGCCTTCGCCACCGGCGGGCTTAGCCGTCAGGCGCTGTCGACGGCGTTTCTGGACAGTGCCACCGCCTCGGCCATGATCTTCGCGATCATCATCGGGGCCGAGATCTTCAGCAATTTCGTCACCTTCGCCGGGCTGCCCGACAGCCTGTCCGACATCGTCGAAAATCTGGGCCTGTCGCCCTGGACCGTGCTGCTGGTGATCGTGCTGATCTATATGGTGCTGGGCTGTTTTCTGGAAAGCCTGTCGATGATCCTGCTGACCGTGCCGGTCTTCTATCCGCTGGTTTCGGACCTGGATTTCGGACTGGCCATCCTGCAGGATCCGGATTCTGTGCTGATCTGGTTCGCAATCATCGTCGTCGTCGTGACCGAGATCAGCCTGATCACGCCCCCCATCGGGATGAATGTCTTCGTCCTGCGTTCGGTCCTGCCCGATGTGTCGCTGTCCACGATCTTTCGCGGCGTCTATGTCTTCTGGCTTGCCGATATCGTCCGTCTGGCCTTGATCATCGCCTTGCCATCCCTGTCGCTGGCGCTGATCCTCTAG
- a CDS encoding MarR family winged helix-turn-helix transcriptional regulator has translation MRIETFFPYRLAVTAEAFSRQLVAVYGREHGFTREEWRLLFLLDDAGRLDSLQLSQRTSLDKVQVSRAATRLEEKGLITRAILGSDRRLRNYAIKDAGRTLFQTALQEVEARAREILDAMPAEDRAALERGIDALDQAIAQVTEPREGRGTPFPRPGRSSP, from the coding sequence ATGCGCATTGAGACATTCTTTCCCTATCGCCTGGCCGTGACGGCCGAAGCCTTTTCGCGGCAATTGGTCGCCGTTTACGGGCGCGAACACGGTTTCACCCGCGAGGAATGGCGGCTGTTGTTCCTGCTGGACGATGCCGGGCGACTGGATTCGCTGCAATTGTCGCAGCGGACCTCGCTGGACAAGGTGCAGGTTAGCCGCGCCGCGACCCGGCTGGAGGAGAAGGGCCTGATCACGCGGGCGATCCTTGGCTCGGACCGGCGGCTGCGCAACTATGCCATCAAGGATGCCGGCCGGACGCTGTTCCAGACCGCCCTGCAAGAGGTCGAGGCCCGCGCCCGCGAAATTCTGGACGCCATGCCCGCCGAGGATCGGGCCGCGCTGGAACGCGGCATCGATGCGCTGGATCAGGCGATCGCGCAGGTGACCGAACCGCGCGAAGGCCGCGGCACGCCCTTTCCCCGCCCCGGACGGTCAAGCCCCTAG